tatgaaatatgtctCTTGTTCTGTGTTGGTTCaataaattagaaaatgttcttgtcaggattatttgggggtcAGTGGGTGCAAGGTGGGGCAcaatagtttgagaaccactgagttaAAGAGTTGTAACCCACTTTGTTGGCCCTGAGCAGGCAAAGGTTCTAAAGTCCAGGTTGGGGGAACATGTCTGTGCTGGACAGTGAAGTGTTCCAGGCCTTCTCCACCTATGCTGCCATCGTGGGGGTGAAGATCCTCCTCATGGGCCCTCTGACCGCCTACTACCGCTTCACCAAAGGGGTGAGACACATGTGAGCACACACTGTGGCTACAGATGTAGCTCACCTCCACCATGTTAATCTTTCAGGCCTTTGCTAACCCTGAGGACGTAGCCTTGAAACCTGCAGAAGAACGTAAGAAGCTTCTGGTCACACATCCTGATGTGGAGCGGGTCAGAAGGTGAGGTCTTGTCCCTTGACTCTGTAGAATCTGGTCCCTGGTCTAACTCTACCTTCCCATGGTTCTACAGATGTCACCAGAACGATCTGGAGACCTCGGTCCCCTTCCTGGTTCTGGGTCTGCTCTTCGCTCTAAAAGAACCTTCTCTGGCTGTGGCTCTGCTCCACTTCCGTCTGTTTGCTGGTTCTCGGCTGGTCCACACTGTGTCCTATGTGGGGGCCCTGCCCCAGCCCTGCAGAGCCCTCTCCTGGATGGTGGGGATGGGCG
This genomic window from Gouania willdenowi chromosome 6, fGouWil2.1, whole genome shotgun sequence contains:
- the mgst1.2 gene encoding microsomal glutathione S-transferase 1.2 — translated: MSVLDSEVFQAFSTYAAIVGVKILLMGPLTAYYRFTKGAFANPEDVALKPAEERKKLLVTHPDVERVRRCHQNDLETSVPFLVLGLLFALKEPSLAVALLHFRLFAGSRLVHTVSYVGALPQPCRALSWMVGMGVNFSMAYRLLSSGLML